A window of the Arachis duranensis cultivar V14167 chromosome 5, aradu.V14167.gnm2.J7QH, whole genome shotgun sequence genome harbors these coding sequences:
- the LOC107488194 gene encoding uncharacterized protein At4g22758 isoform X2 — translation MLRSSSRRRSPAIRSRRIKPPHPSPSPSPSSRRRSKNKSRPDLKILKRCSSAPLLLSRGRDDFFEYELKSEGSLFRPQTFSEAFVSSPSLFASSPILVPNKRYEKEAKVVVNVTVEGSPGPVRTMVKLGSSVDDTIKRVIDIYREEGRSPSLDLDAPSSTFQLHQSHFSLQSLDKSELIGDVGSRSFYLRKSNGTSGMDSFHSESTPELVTHSSVPKTPSPFFLESFIAGKINKIVRRAKRLWNMIVCSQ, via the exons ATGTTGCGGAGCAGTTCGCGCCGACGATCGCCGGCGATCCGATCCCGGAGAATCAAACCGCCGCATCCCTCGCCGTCGCCATCTCCGTCGTCTCGTCGGAGGTCCAAAAATAAGTCGAGGCCTGATCTCAAGATCTTGAAGCGCTGCTCATCGGCGCCTCTGCTTCTCTCGAGAGGCAGAGACGATTTCTTCGAATATGAGTTGAAGAGCGAAGGGAGCCTTTTCCGCCCTCAAACCTTCTCCGAAGCCTTCGTTTCTTCCCCTTCTCTCTTTGCTTCCTCTCCAATCCTTGTACCTAACAAG AGGTATGAGAAGGAAGCTAAGGTGGTGGTTAATGTAACGGTTGAAGGAAGTCCAGGGCCAGTGAGAACCATGGTGAAATTGGGATCCAGTGTGGATGACACAATAAAGCGCGTGATCGATATATATAGAGAAGAAGGCAGGAGCCCCAGCCTCGACCTTGATGCACCTTCATCAACATTCCAATTGCATCAATCCCATTTCAGTCTCCAAA GTTTGGACAAATCAGAACTGATCGGGGATGTAGGTAGTAGAAGTTTTTATCTACGGAAGAGTAATGGAACATCTGGCATGGATTCATTTCACTCAGAAAGTACACCCGAATTAGTTACACATAGCTCTGTTCCAAAAACTCCGTCTCCGTTCTTTCTAGAGTCTTTTATAGCCGGGAAGATCAACAAAATCGTAAGAAGGGCTAAAAGGCTCTGGAACATGATAGTTTGCTCGCAGTAA
- the LOC107488194 gene encoding uncharacterized protein At4g22758 isoform X1: protein MLRSSSRRRSPAIRSRRIKPPHPSPSPSPSSRRRSKNKSRPDLKILKRCSSAPLLLSRGRDDFFEYELKSEGSLFRPQTFSEAFVSSPSLFASSPILVPNKLHQRYEKEAKVVVNVTVEGSPGPVRTMVKLGSSVDDTIKRVIDIYREEGRSPSLDLDAPSSTFQLHQSHFSLQSLDKSELIGDVGSRSFYLRKSNGTSGMDSFHSESTPELVTHSSVPKTPSPFFLESFIAGKINKIVRRAKRLWNMIVCSQ, encoded by the exons ATGTTGCGGAGCAGTTCGCGCCGACGATCGCCGGCGATCCGATCCCGGAGAATCAAACCGCCGCATCCCTCGCCGTCGCCATCTCCGTCGTCTCGTCGGAGGTCCAAAAATAAGTCGAGGCCTGATCTCAAGATCTTGAAGCGCTGCTCATCGGCGCCTCTGCTTCTCTCGAGAGGCAGAGACGATTTCTTCGAATATGAGTTGAAGAGCGAAGGGAGCCTTTTCCGCCCTCAAACCTTCTCCGAAGCCTTCGTTTCTTCCCCTTCTCTCTTTGCTTCCTCTCCAATCCTTGTACCTAACAAG TTACATCAGAGGTATGAGAAGGAAGCTAAGGTGGTGGTTAATGTAACGGTTGAAGGAAGTCCAGGGCCAGTGAGAACCATGGTGAAATTGGGATCCAGTGTGGATGACACAATAAAGCGCGTGATCGATATATATAGAGAAGAAGGCAGGAGCCCCAGCCTCGACCTTGATGCACCTTCATCAACATTCCAATTGCATCAATCCCATTTCAGTCTCCAAA GTTTGGACAAATCAGAACTGATCGGGGATGTAGGTAGTAGAAGTTTTTATCTACGGAAGAGTAATGGAACATCTGGCATGGATTCATTTCACTCAGAAAGTACACCCGAATTAGTTACACATAGCTCTGTTCCAAAAACTCCGTCTCCGTTCTTTCTAGAGTCTTTTATAGCCGGGAAGATCAACAAAATCGTAAGAAGGGCTAAAAGGCTCTGGAACATGATAGTTTGCTCGCAGTAA